A stretch of the Acyrthosiphon pisum isolate AL4f chromosome A2, pea_aphid_22Mar2018_4r6ur, whole genome shotgun sequence genome encodes the following:
- the LOC107883277 gene encoding kelch-like protein 5 encodes MCFINSNLLMYLIYLQNHLVGDQVLKFRHKKIYNTFKVGGHNNSDSELDSVEVFDYNTQEWCLLSSVFNRRSGHGIGVLNNFLYAVGGRDSSSRHLKTVECYDPSLDSWTSVAKMSVGRESPGVGVLEGLLYAVGGHHGFKRLSSVEAYGPSTEVWTTIADMNFPRSGAGVVAVDGLLYVFGGADESHIDDSTECYNPKTNTWNIVAPLRIHEHARVVAINRPRNLKTC; translated from the exons ATGTGTTTCATCAACTCCAACCTGTTGATGTACTTGATTTATCTTCAGAATCACCTTGTTGGAGATCAAGTGTTGAAAT TTcgccacaaaaaaatatataatacatttaaggtCGGTGGACATAATAATAGTGATTCGGAATTAGATAGTGTGGAAGTTTTTGATTACAATACTCAAGAATGGTGCTTGTTATCTAGTGTGTTTAATAGAAGATCTGGCCATGGGATCGGAgtcttgaataattttttatatgcg gTTGGAGGAAGAGATTCATCATCACGGCATTTAAAAACTGTTGAATGTTATGATCCCAGTCTTGATTCATGGACATCAGTCGCAAAAATGTCTGTAGGTCGAGAAAGTCCTGGAGTAGGAGTCTTAGAAGGTTTACTGTATGCTGTAGGCGGTCATCATGGATTTAAAAGACTGAGTAGTGTTGAAGCATACGGACCAAGTACAGAAGTTTGGACTACTATTGCGGACATGAATTTTCCTCGAAGTGGTGCAG GAGTAGTTGCAGTAGACGGTTTACTGTATGTCTTTGGTGGAGCTGACGAGTCCCACATTGACGATTCTACAGAATGTTACAACCCAAAAACTAATACCTGGAACATAGTTGCACCGTTAAGGATTCATGAACATGCCAGAGTAGTAGCCATTAATAGGCCACgaaatttaaaaacttgttaa
- the LOC100574703 gene encoding kelch-like protein 3 produces MPFTMQNKKQNTEFGRCEKHAKYEYKKLSYTETYEVLQVLRQDRFFCDIKLKADDNKIVIAQKVVLASASPYFHSMFTNFSERNHDVVVMREIDSTALQLLVNFVYSGKIVITEEIVQDLLPASNLLQLQEVKEACCDFFQSQLGPTNCIAAYAIADLHSCSKLLKSSELYIQQHFSEAVGGDEFLSLSSEQVIQLIASDKLTVPSEEKVFESVIRWVKYESGSRKLILPELMEHVRLPLTSKDFLLKK; encoded by the exons ATGCCATTtacaatgcaaaataaaaagcAAAACACAGAATTTGGAAGATGTGAAAAACAcgcaaaatacgaatataaaaaattgtcttataCAGAGACATATGAAGTGTTACAAGTGTTACGCCA agatagatttttttgtgatattaaaCTAAAAGCAGACGATAATAAAATCGTAATCGCACAGAAAGTGGTTTTAGCATCGGCTAGTCCATATTTCCACTCTATGTTCACCAATTTTTCAGAAAGGAATCATGATGTTGTTGTTATGAGAGAGATAGATTCAACCGCTTTACAGCTGTTGGTAAACTTTGTTTATTCCGGAAAAATCGTAATCACTGAAGAAATCGTCCAg GATTTATTGCCAGCTTCAAATCTCTTGCAGTTACAAGAAGTAAAAGAGGCGTGTTGTGATTTTTTTCAGTCACAACTGGGCCCCACAAATTGTATCGCTGCATACGCAATAGCTGATTTACATAGCTGTTCGAAATTGTTAAAAAGTTcagaattatatattcaacaaCACTTTtc aGAAGCTGTTGGTGGTGACGAATTCCTATCGTTATCATCGGAACAAGTAATTCAGTTGATCGCCAGTGATAAACTTACAGTTCCATCTGAAGAAAAA GTATTTGAAAGTGTTATTCGTTGGGTGAAATATGAATCGGGTTCAAGAAAGCTTATTTTACCTGAATTAATGGAACACGTTCGTTTGCCATTAACATCAAAggatttcttattaaaaaagtaG
- the LOC100161841 gene encoding probable G-protein coupled receptor Mth-like 3 isoform X1: MNTIRFFFTATVAFLVVAIGGRGASCVDNFVRGYKCCPWDRLYDPEMRFCRPHGTDVEVYLQRFTNRLRHGFRVPHNDLLDMTYYLPPYCNDTDVLVDVPAVEVRGLMEAHPSPTEFPPDHCFDLTPSNELVARGCRPHDQYCGRANYTCVNKCCGVGSMYVEDPNEKGPRTCKYSEMPFTLSAYEADACGSLVSLSNNTVLPFHGGLSCNTTDLMGNRFMLTTDGNLHLMSEFDEWIIPDTDYCVEYYAFDMPLEANDLKAHVCTNAKQPPVGFVLLVIFTASIVCLVLTLIVYATVPYLRNAHGYYVMFYMACHLVYFVCRMIKLTINDDIDSPLCIPFGYLSLFTTIATCCWLNVICFDIYWMLRYNNSTNRNTSKSVRTIMYHIYCWGFSTTIVSTGYLFQHSQNEKLRKLAPDIGKYKCDFYTYNHYGTFIFYWLPTCGMLTANLILFLLINGIQCPKIKPELNKIKRTDSKTEICLVYKERFVMSIKLFLVFGIPFLFRMLCELFNNGGIKWKIINRIYYLQGVFLFVIFVAERKNIMDKRKKFRRPIVHSEMTPLNNIPGSS, from the exons ATGAATACCATCCGATTTTTTTTCACCGCCACCGTAGCGTTTCTCGTTGTCGCGATCGGCGGCAGAGGCGCGTCTTGCGTTGATAATTTCGTGCGGGGCTATAAGTGCTGCCCGTGGGACCGGCTGTACGATCCGGAAATGAGGTTCTGCAGACCGCACGGGACGGACGTTGAAGTGTACCTCCAGAGGTTCACGAATCGACTGCGGCACGGATTTCGGGTGCCACACAATGATTTGTTGGATATGACCTATTATCTGCCGCCATATTGCAACGACACGGATGTGCTAGTCGACGTGCCCGCCGTGGAGGTGCGTGGGCTGATGGAGGCGCACCCGTCGCCCACCGAGTTTCCGCCCGACCACTGCTTCGACCTGACGCCGTCCAATGAGCTGGTGGCCCGGGGGTGCCGGCCGCACGACCAATACTGCGGCCGGGCCAATTACACGTGCGTCAACAAGTGCTGCGGCGTCGGAAGTATGTACGTCGAAGACCCCAACGAAAA ggGCCCCCGGACGTGCAAATATAGCGAGATGCCATTCACGTTGTCTGCGTATGAAGCAGACGCATGCGGAAGTCTGGTGAGCCTGTCGAACAACACGGTGTTGCCGTTCCACGGCGGACTCTCGTGTAACACTACCGATCTAATGGGCAACAGGTTCATGTTGACCACGGATGGCAACCTTCACCTTATGTCTGAATTCGACGAATGGATCATACCAGACACGGATTACTGCGTCGAGTATTACGCCTTTGACATGCCACTGGAGGCCAACGATCTAAAGGCACACGTGTGCACGAATGCCAAACAACCACCGGTCGGTTTCGTCCTTTTGGTTATTTTTACTGCGTCTATCGTGTGCCTGGTGCTCACGCTGATCGTATACGCCACAGTGCCTTACCTCCGGAACGCCCACGGCTACTACGTTATGTTCTACATGGCCTGCCACCTAGTGTACTTCGTCTGCAGAATGATCAAGCTGACGATAAATGACGACATAGACAGCCCGTTGTGCATTCCATTCG gttatttatctttatttacaaCTATAGCCACATGTTGCTGGTTAAACGTAATATGCTTCGATATTTACTGGATGTTaag gtacaacAATTCAACAAACAGAAATACATCTAAATCAGTACGTACCATTATGTACCATATTTACTGTTGGGGATTTTCAACTACTATCGTATCTACtggttatttatttcaacattcaCAAAACGAAAAGCTACGGAAATTAGCACCGgatattggaaaatataaatgCGATTTTTACA catACAATCACTACGGAACTTTTATCTTCTACTGGCTACCCACCTGTGGTATGCTGACtgccaatttaattttgttcttaCTAATTAATGGTATTCAGTGTCCAAAAATTAAACCAGAACTCAACAAGATCAAACGAACCGATTCAAAAACAGAAATTTGTCTTGTTTACAAAGAGAG aTTCGTAATGAGCATCAAACTATTTCTGGTTTTCGGAATCCCATTTTTATTTCGTATGCTATGTGAATTGTTCAATAATGGAGGGATcaaatggaaaattataaatagaatttaCTATCTACAAggagtatttttatttgttatatttgtggCCGAGCGCAAAAATATTATGGACAAACGCAAAAAGTTTAGACGTCCAATAGTTCACAGTGAGATGACACCACTTAACAATATCCCTGGGTCGTCATAA
- the LOC100161841 gene encoding G-protein coupled receptor Mth isoform X2: MNTIRFFFTATVAFLVVAIGGRGASCVDNFVRGYKCCPWDRLYDPEMRFCRPHGTDVEVYLQRFTNRLRHGFRVPHNDLLDMTYYLPPYCNDTDVLVDVPAVEVRGLMEAHPSPTEFPPDHCFDLTPSNELVARGCRPHDQYCGRANYTCVNKCCGVGSMYVEDPNEKGPRTCKYSEMPFTLSAYEADACGSLVSLSNNTVLPFHGGLSCNTTDLMGNRFMLTTDGNLHLMSEFDEWIIPDTDYCVEYYAFDMPLEANDLKAHVCTNAKQPPVGFVLLVIFTASIVCLVLTLIVYATVPYLRNAHGYYVMFYMACHLVYFVCRMIKLTINDDIDSPLCIPFGYLSLFTTIATCCWLNVICFDIYWMLRYNNSTNRNTSKSVRTIMYHIYCWGFSTTIVSTGYLFQHSQNEKLRKLAPDIGKYKCDFYSTTIQQTEIHQNQYVLLCTIFTVGDFQVLSYLLVIYFNIHKTKRYGN; this comes from the exons ATGAATACCATCCGATTTTTTTTCACCGCCACCGTAGCGTTTCTCGTTGTCGCGATCGGCGGCAGAGGCGCGTCTTGCGTTGATAATTTCGTGCGGGGCTATAAGTGCTGCCCGTGGGACCGGCTGTACGATCCGGAAATGAGGTTCTGCAGACCGCACGGGACGGACGTTGAAGTGTACCTCCAGAGGTTCACGAATCGACTGCGGCACGGATTTCGGGTGCCACACAATGATTTGTTGGATATGACCTATTATCTGCCGCCATATTGCAACGACACGGATGTGCTAGTCGACGTGCCCGCCGTGGAGGTGCGTGGGCTGATGGAGGCGCACCCGTCGCCCACCGAGTTTCCGCCCGACCACTGCTTCGACCTGACGCCGTCCAATGAGCTGGTGGCCCGGGGGTGCCGGCCGCACGACCAATACTGCGGCCGGGCCAATTACACGTGCGTCAACAAGTGCTGCGGCGTCGGAAGTATGTACGTCGAAGACCCCAACGAAAA ggGCCCCCGGACGTGCAAATATAGCGAGATGCCATTCACGTTGTCTGCGTATGAAGCAGACGCATGCGGAAGTCTGGTGAGCCTGTCGAACAACACGGTGTTGCCGTTCCACGGCGGACTCTCGTGTAACACTACCGATCTAATGGGCAACAGGTTCATGTTGACCACGGATGGCAACCTTCACCTTATGTCTGAATTCGACGAATGGATCATACCAGACACGGATTACTGCGTCGAGTATTACGCCTTTGACATGCCACTGGAGGCCAACGATCTAAAGGCACACGTGTGCACGAATGCCAAACAACCACCGGTCGGTTTCGTCCTTTTGGTTATTTTTACTGCGTCTATCGTGTGCCTGGTGCTCACGCTGATCGTATACGCCACAGTGCCTTACCTCCGGAACGCCCACGGCTACTACGTTATGTTCTACATGGCCTGCCACCTAGTGTACTTCGTCTGCAGAATGATCAAGCTGACGATAAATGACGACATAGACAGCCCGTTGTGCATTCCATTCG gttatttatctttatttacaaCTATAGCCACATGTTGCTGGTTAAACGTAATATGCTTCGATATTTACTGGATGTTaag gtacaacAATTCAACAAACAGAAATACATCTAAATCAGTACGTACCATTATGTACCATATTTACTGTTGGGGATTTTCAACTACTATCGTATCTACtggttatttatttcaacattcaCAAAACGAAAAGCTACGGAAATTAGCACCGgatattggaaaatataaatgCGATTTTTACA